TGGCGTGATTTATTATAAGCATATCTTTGCGCAAATGCTAAAAGACAAAGACCCCAAAATCATCGCGAGCAAATTCATCAATGCTTTGGTCGATGTTTTTTTCACAGTCTCAAATCAGTATGATTTAGACATCGTACTCGGTGGTGGGGTTTTTCAAAATCGCACACTTTTGGAAAAAATTTCGAGCAGGTTAACAAAAAAGACGCTATACTTTCCTCATAAATTACCTATCAATGACAGCGCTATCGCGATAGGGCAGTTGTATAAAGTTTTGTAGGTGTCAATCGAACATAGAGGAGTCTGATGATGCATTTAAAAAAATTCCTTATTTTATTGGGGTTGAGCGTGGCGCTTTTCTTTAGTGGATGTGCGACGACATTTTCAGGTGCGTATAGTCAAAAAGTTGATCCCAATGAGGTCATTAACCCTCATGATACGATTTTGGTCACGACTAACAAAGATGATATTGCCTCTAAATATTATGTGGATGATGTGATATATCACCTGAATAAACGTGGTTTTGACATGGTTTATTCCTACACAGATGCAAATATTCCACCCGTGAAATACAAGATGGTGATACGCGTCTACAAAAAAACAACCTCTTATAAATATAACTCAGCAGATTATGGCCCGATCAGCACCGGAACAGTGAGAACGAATTGCTATAAAGAGGGGAAAGTGACCCGTTGTGTAACGACACCAAATCAAACTTATGGCATCATCGGCTACTCTCAAAAAATCCGATATCTCCACGGACACTACTTTATCATGACCGTTTATAATACGCAAACACAAGAGAAAGTTTTTGTAGCAAAAAGCTCGACGTTTGAAACTTCTTGCGATAATATGACGTTGTACCGATTTTTGATTGATGAGACCATCAAACGGATGAATTTTCACAGGCCGATGGAGTACAAATTCTCAGTCAAGATGCCTGATGGCTTTACGTGTCAGTAGTTTCTTGATTGTAGAGTTGTTGTAAAATCGCTTCTTGTTCTTCTTGTGAGTAGTTGAATTTGAATTCGATTTCTTTGAGATAGTAGAAAAAATTCTCAGCCCTGATACCTTTATAGCGCACAATGGATGCCTCAAAAAAGACCCAAAATTTTGTGATAAGATTATCGATGTTTTGGATTTTGGCGATTTTATTGAACATCATGAACTTTGAGAGCTCTTTGAAATAGGATTTTTGTGCGCCATCTTGGAGAAAGTCATCTTTGTACTTGTGCAAACTGGGCATGGGTAGATTGAAGATTTTGTCTTCATAGTGAAAAGTCAAAAAGTTTTGTGAATCAAAAATATTTTCTTCTACCTTTTTTTTACTCTTTTCCAAATAGAGATATTCATCATACTCCAATACATCTTTGTCGATATAAGCCTCTTGTGCAAAATTGGCGATGAGCATCCTAAAGAGTTCGTAGCGATTTTTAACCGTGAGATAATTAAAACCTAGTGTGATACTCGCTTCTCTTGCGCTAAGATTTTCGCAGAAAGCTTTGATGATTTTGTGGTTTTTTTCAATTTTCTTAGGACTGAATTTTTTACCACATTTACTACATTTTAATTGTCCCGTTTTTAAAGTATAGAGTTTTGGATGATGACAATAAATACAATTCATACAAAATTATACCATATTTTGTGCCAAAAATATATAAGAAATATCTCAATTAATGATACTTTTATGTAAAAGTTGTAGAATATGAACAATTATTCATAAAGGGTTGAACATGCACATAGCTGATGGATATCTTTCTCCTGAAACCGTAGTCGTTTCTTTTGCGGTTGCTATCCCATTGTGGGTTTATGCATTTCGTAAATTAAAAGCGAAAATGAACGAAGAGACGATTCCTGTCTTGGGTGCTCTGAGTGCTTTGAGCTTTGTTATCATGATGTTTAATATTCCCATTCCTGGGGGTACAAGCGGACACGCGGTGGGGGCGACTTTGATCGCCATCATGATTGGGCCTTGGGTCTCTTTTATTGCGGTGTCTTTAGTCTTGTTGATTCAAGCAGTCGTATTTGGAGACGGGGGCATTTCAGCACTGGCTGTCAATGCGCTAGGTATGGGATTGATTGCTTCATTTAGTGGCTATTATTTGTTTGAACTCCTTAAAAAATATAAGTTTGCTCCTTTTATCGCTGGATACACTTCTTTAGTTTTTGCTTCCTTTTTTGTTGCACTTATTTTGGGTATCCAGCCTCTTTTTTGGTCTCACGATGGCACGCCACTTTATTTTCCTTTTGATTTGAAAGTTACCATACCGATGATGGTAGGGGGACACTTGCTTTTTGGAATTGCCGAGGGGATTTTTACACAAGTTGTGTATGCATTGTTAAAGAAAGAGAAGAAGGTGACTTATGAAATCTAATGTTTTTAAGATTTTGGCGGTGATGGTACTTTTGGTGCCACTAGGACTTTTGACCCAAAACCCTGCATGGGGAGAATGGGAATCAGATTATTACATTAAGATATTAGGATACCTGCCAAAAGGGATGGCTGATGCCAAAGGGGTGACTCCCTTATTGCC
This genomic window from Sulfurospirillum sp. 1612 contains:
- a CDS encoding PDGLE domain-containing protein, coding for MKSNVFKILAVMVLLVPLGLLTQNPAWGEWESDYYIKILGYLPKGMADAKGVTPLLPDYSMKGGNEVLWYYLSALIGIVLIFAIFYAVSKIGKRRVSKS
- a CDS encoding transposase, which translates into the protein MNCIYCHHPKLYTLKTGQLKCSKCGKKFSPKKIEKNHKIIKAFCENLSAREASITLGFNYLTVKNRYELFRMLIANFAQEAYIDKDVLEYDEYLYLEKSKKKVEENIFDSQNFLTFHYEDKIFNLPMPSLHKYKDDFLQDGAQKSYFKELSKFMMFNKIAKIQNIDNLITKFWVFFEASIVRYKGIRAENFFYYLKEIEFKFNYSQEEQEAILQQLYNQETTDT
- the cbiM gene encoding cobalt transporter CbiM — protein: MHIADGYLSPETVVVSFAVAIPLWVYAFRKLKAKMNEETIPVLGALSALSFVIMMFNIPIPGGTSGHAVGATLIAIMIGPWVSFIAVSLVLLIQAVVFGDGGISALAVNALGMGLIASFSGYYLFELLKKYKFAPFIAGYTSLVFASFFVALILGIQPLFWSHDGTPLYFPFDLKVTIPMMVGGHLLFGIAEGIFTQVVYALLKKEKKVTYEI